The Zingiber officinale cultivar Zhangliang chromosome 9A, Zo_v1.1, whole genome shotgun sequence genome window below encodes:
- the LOC122021695 gene encoding protein RTF1 homolog, giving the protein MADLENLLLQAAGRTGSGRRNNNNSRSQSRWRRDNSYSDGSDSKDDDLDNLKYKNRKSSGSQIPVKKRFDLPESGTRSGWRDEDGGEGGRHSDEDSDSAPSVGSDLYKDDADKEELGKMSELDREMILAERSTKIDDYKLKKMARASSSKMERNRKESSPVPPHGRSSARNDKTAAKSALNELRAKRMRQQDPDGYRSRLGDLTGEGSSGFRLRDSSPPKHRTLGTAASPPSDNSNEGESGGRADSDNERYRDDNKRDDDLDDLSPSGLDAPKFEDVKEITIRRSKLVKWFMEPFFEELIAGCFVRLGIGKTRTGKPKYKLCLVRNVDATDPEKYYKLEHYTTYKWLNCIWGSDSSAARWQMAMVSDSPPLIDEFNEWKWEVEKGNGRMPTRQEVLDKKAEIQKISNFVYSAATVKQMLLEKKSASLRPVNIAVEKDRLREKLEVAQNRRDTTEMGRIKARLKELENMSQGTKKIDEKAVRLAEMNRKNRAENFKNASALKPVNTALKAGEAGYDPFSRRWTRSSNYYISKFGGDDNSTTVDIEQGKVEVDGDVNEAIKMNVVETGEAATAAALKAAAGAGKLVDTSAPVDRGTASNSLHDFELPISLAVLQKFGGPQGVHQGFMARKQKIEATYGYKVPDSDGRRHPLILTISDYKRRRGLL; this is encoded by the coding sequence ATGGCCGATTTGGAGAACTTGCTATTGCAGGCTGCAGGGAGGACGGGGTCTGGCCGGAGGAACAACAACAATTCACGTTCACAATCGAGGTGGAGGCGGGACAACTCTTATTCTGATGGAAGCGATTCCAAGGATGATGATTTGGATAATCTGAAGTAcaaaaaccgaaaatcatcgggCTCCCAGATTCCGGTGAAGAAGAGGTTTGACCTACCGGAGTCAGGCACGAGGAGTGGCTGGAGGGATGAGGACGGCGGTGAAGGAGGCAGGCATAGCGATGAAGATTCCGATAGTGCACCCTCCGTTGGGAGTGATCTTTACAAGGATGACGCAGATAAAGAAGAACTTGGTAAGATGTCTGAACTGGACAGGGAGATGATTTTGGCGGAAAGGAGTACAAAGATAGATGATTACAAGCTAAAAAAGATGGCAAGAGCATCATCTTCAAAGATGGAAAGAAATCGGAAGGAGAGCTCTCCTGTTCCACCTCATGGTCGCTCGTCTGCCCGGAATGACAAAACTGCAGCAAAGAGTGCTTTGAATGAGCTGAGAGCTAAGAGAATGAGACAACAAGATCCTGATGGTTACCGCAGCCGGCTGGGGGATTTGACCGGGGAAGGAAGTAGTGGCTTTCGTCTCCGTGATTCTTCTCCCCCTAAACATAGAACTCTTGGTACAGCTGCAAGTCCTCCCAGTGATAATAGCAATGAAGGTGAGAGTGGAGGCAGAGCTGACAGTGACAATGAAAGGTACCGTGATGATAATAAAAGGGATGATGATTTGGATGATCTATCCCCCTCAGGATTGGATGCACCAAAGTTTGAGGATGTTAAAGAGATAACAATCAGGAGGTCAAAGCTGGTGAAGTGGTTCATGGAACCCTTTTTTGAAGAGCTTATTGCAGGATGCTTTGTACGTCTTGGTATTGGGAAGACACGCACGGGGAAGCCCAAATACAAGCTATGCTTAGTCAGGAATGTGGATGCGACTGACCCTGAAAAATACTACAAACTAGAACATTATACCACCTACAAATGGCTGAATTGCATATGGGGTAGTGATTCCTCAGCTGCTAGATGGCAGATGGCCATGGTCTCAGATTCTCCACCACTTATAGATGAATTCaatgagtggaaatgggaagtgGAGAAGGGCAATGGTCGGATGCCAACCCGTCAGGAGGTGCTCGATAAGAAGGCTGAAATTCAGAAGATCAGTAATTTTGTGTATTCAGCAGCTACTGTGAAACAGATGCTGCTAGAGAAGAAGTCGGCCTCACTGAGACCAGTCAATATTGCTGTTGAGAAGGACCGACTTAGGGAGAAATTGGAAGTTGCCCAAAATCGTCGTGATACAACAGAGATGGGGAGGATTAAGGCAAGGTTGAAAGAGCTGGAAAACATGTCTCAAGGGACAAAGAAGATTGATGAAAAGGCTGTTAGGTTGGCAGAGATGAACAGAAAAAACCGAGCTGAGAACTTCAAGAATGCCTCAGCATTGAAACCAGTAAACACTGCCTTGAAGGCTGGGGAGGCTGGCTATGATCCATTTTCACGGAGATGGACAAGATCGTCAAATTATTATATCTCAAAATTTGGAGGAGATGACAATTCAACAACTGTGGATATCGAGCAAGGCAAAGTTGAGGTGGATGGAGATGTAAATGAAGCAATAAAAATGAACGTGGTGGAGACTGGTGAGGCTGCAACTGCTGCTGCATTGAAAGCTGCAGCTGGCGCTGGTAAGCTGGTAGATACAAGCGCACCTGTAGACCGTGGCACAGCCTCAAATTCCCTGCATGATTTTGAACTGCCAATCTCATTGGCTGTGCTGCAGAAATTTGGAGGTCCTCAGGGTGTGCATCAGGGCTTTATGGCAAGGAAACAGAAAATAGAAGCCACTTATGGGTACAAGGTACCTGACAGCGATGGGCGGAGACATCCTTTGATTTTGACAATCAGTGATTATAAACGTCGAAGGGGCTTGCTGTAA